Proteins from a single region of Lentimicrobium saccharophilum:
- a CDS encoding serpin family protein yields MKLLIAISVLLVSLLTPGCKKEDDKIPQSPKPINLPAKAGLMISQSNSFGIDLFRETALTEEGNLMLSPLSASTALSMLLNGCGAETYTQIRDMLGYESLSLDEINENYNSLVSQLLTIDPKIQLALANAVWYRQDFEVKTLFLDRMHTAFKARTGSLDFLSPEALTTINNWAKDNTNGKIEKVLDEISPDAVMFLMNALYFKGDWTYKFDKSATAPLPFYPETGNAADVDMMKAEFPFKSFYGNNYKAIELPYGQQNFAMVLVLPSGPLGSFMNEFNGPVWLEITSGLDASTAQTSELLMPKFRFDFEKVLNDQLKAMGMTNAFNPTMADLSGISDEDIFVSFVKQNTFVDVNEEGTEAAAVTTIGIEYTSIPEPVVIDKPFIFAIRERLTNTLLFIGKVELPAY; encoded by the coding sequence ATGAAACTTCTCATTGCCATATCAGTCCTTTTAGTCTCCCTGCTAACGCCGGGATGTAAGAAAGAGGACGACAAAATCCCGCAAAGTCCGAAGCCCATCAACCTGCCGGCCAAAGCCGGCCTGATGATCAGCCAGAGCAACAGCTTCGGCATAGACCTGTTCAGGGAAACAGCGCTGACAGAGGAAGGCAACCTGATGCTGTCGCCCCTGAGCGCTTCTACGGCACTTTCGATGCTGCTCAACGGATGCGGTGCGGAAACATACACACAGATCCGGGATATGCTCGGTTATGAATCGCTTTCCCTGGATGAAATCAATGAAAATTACAACAGTCTTGTAAGCCAATTGCTTACCATTGACCCCAAAATACAGCTCGCCCTGGCCAATGCAGTATGGTACCGCCAGGATTTTGAAGTAAAAACGCTGTTTCTTGATCGCATGCATACCGCCTTTAAAGCCAGAACCGGATCGCTCGACTTTTTAAGTCCTGAGGCACTGACGACCATCAACAACTGGGCAAAAGACAATACCAACGGGAAAATAGAAAAGGTGCTTGATGAGATCAGCCCGGATGCCGTGATGTTTCTGATGAACGCCCTGTATTTCAAGGGAGACTGGACTTACAAATTCGACAAATCCGCCACAGCCCCCCTCCCCTTTTATCCGGAAACCGGAAATGCAGCAGATGTGGATATGATGAAAGCTGAATTTCCGTTCAAATCATTTTACGGGAACAATTACAAAGCCATCGAGCTGCCTTACGGACAGCAAAACTTTGCCATGGTACTCGTTCTGCCTTCCGGTCCGCTCGGTTCCTTCATGAATGAGTTTAACGGGCCTGTATGGCTGGAAATCACTTCCGGGCTCGACGCTTCCACCGCTCAGACATCGGAACTGTTGATGCCAAAATTCAGGTTTGATTTTGAGAAAGTGCTGAACGACCAGTTGAAAGCCATGGGCATGACCAATGCTTTTAATCCGACGATGGCAGATCTGTCAGGGATTTCTGACGAGGATATCTTTGTCAGTTTTGTAAAACAAAACACCTTTGTCGATGTGAATGAAGAAGGCACCGAGGCTGCCGCCGTTACCACCATCGGCATAGAGTATACCAGTATTCCTGAACCGGTAGTGATTGACAAGCCCTTTATTTTCGCGATCCGCGAACGCCTGACCAACACCCTGCTGTTTATTGGCAAGGTTGAATTGCCCGCTTATTAG
- a CDS encoding T9SS type B sorting domain-containing protein, producing the protein MLTLLALTALSAAGQYEIDRVCVGAERHYRIDGEAGSTYSWLLTDPLGVITTLPEEVDTVTIIWNVPVGVYALTNLQFGANGCDTTQLGTITVFEQPGAFAGNSFTLCSPEPVLLDDATASDYSGLLWTTSGDGTFDDATLLNPTYTFGPNDIANGNVILTLTAQGLGYSEACTPAVSSLTITINNLQVTFDIVNISCHGGNDGSVTFTASGGTEPYTFTLNGNTNGTGLFENLTAGTYTYIITDDAGCETTGDVSLTEPELLTASATPLTATLCINESATFTGAHTGGTEPPAGHLWTGSGAVYLNDATLEAPEFNSPDPGTWSLFYTITDANGCEATAGEIIITVEPETIPAFDPIGPLCQNSTAPALPLTSVNGITGTWNPASISTLTAGTFTFTFTPDAGQCATTVTLEVTIDEEVTPAFAQIGPLCQNSVAPALPAASLEGITGTWNPATITTAAAGTFTFTFTPDDPAQCGIPVDMVILINEEITPAFAQIGPLCQNSTAPALPLISDNGITGSWNPATINTAVAGTFTFTFTPDDPAQCGIPVDMVILINEEITPAFAQIGPLCQNSTAPALPLISDNGITGSWNPATINTAVAGTFTFTFTPDNPAQCGIPVDMVILINEEITPAFAQIGPLCQNSVAPALPAASIEGITGSWNPATINTAVAGTFTFTFTPDNPAQCGVPTTMDIVITDEIVPTFAQIGPLCQNSAAPALPAASIESITGIWNPATINTAVAGTFTFTFTPDDPAQCGVPTTMDIVITNEIVPTFAQIGPLCQNSVAPALPATSIEGITGIWNPATITTTTAGSFTFTFTPDDPTQCGVPTTMDIVITDEIVPTFAQIGPLCQNSAAPALPAASIEGITGTWNPATISTAVAGTFTFTFTPDDPTQCGIPTTMDIVITDEIVPTFAQIGPLCQNSVAPALPVASIEGITGTWNPATISTAVAGTFTFTFTPNDPAQCGIPTTMDIVITDEIVPTFAQIGPLCQNSVAPALPAASIEGITGTWNPATISTAVAGTFTFTFTPNDPAQCGAPTTMDIVITDEIVPTFAQIGPLCQNSVAPALPAASIEGITGIWNPATINTAVVGTFTFTFTPDDPAQCGVPTTMDIVITDELIVSVTGTNPTTPGGNDGTATATVTGGTPPYTYLWDDPLAQTTQTATGLVAGLYNVLVTDANGCEGSGTITLTDPEAPLTAEVDFTNVTCFGGNDGSITISNPQNGSGNYEYSIDGGASWHSTSTFNGLIAGSYTVMLRDADVPANEVTLTTVVITEPAILAATVAWTNETFPGANDGSITISAPSGGSGAYEYSIDGINWQAGNVFNGLAPGFYDVYIRDANATDCYILLQTVEILPGNALTADVDFTNVTCFGGNDGSITISNPQNGSGNYEFSIDGGATWQSGNTFTGLIAGSYTVMMRDADVPANEVTLTTVVITEPAILAATAVWTNETYPGANDGSIAVSAPSGGSGAYEYSIDGTNWQASGNFTGLAPGTYDVYIRDANATDCYILLQTIEILPGNALTADVDFTNVTCFGGNDGSITISNPQNGSGNYEYSIDGGTTWQSGNAFTGLIAGSYTVMMRDADVPANEVTLTTVVITEPAILAATIIRTDETYPGANDGSITVSAPSGGSGAYEYSIDGTTWQASGNFTGLAPGNYDVYIRDANATDCYILLQTIEILPGNALAADVDFTNVTCFGGNDGSITISNPQNGSGNYEYSIDGGTTWHGTGAFTGLTAGTYEVMLRDADVPANEVTLTTVVITEPAILTATITWTNETYTGAIDGSITVSAPAGGSGTYEYSIDGINWQASGDFTALAPGSYNVYIRDANVTDCFILLQVIEILPADALTADIVFTNVTCFGGSDGSITISNPQNGTGNYEYSIDGGFSWQIDGNYTGLLPGSYVVMLRDADIPANTETLTTIIITEPAILAGNVTWTHESFPGANDGSITISTPTGGSGAYEYSIDGINWQAGNVFNGLAPGFYDVYIRDANATDCFIFLKTAEILPGGSLSAEVASTNVTCFGGNDGTISITNPQNGSGVYEYSIDGGVTWQNSGLYTGLTPGTYVVMLRDANAHENEVTLDTVIITEPAILTAIVTWTDETFPGGNNGTITVTMPSGGSGAYEYSIDGINWQASGNFTGLAPGNYDVYIRDANATDCYILLQTIQILPANALTANVSYTNISCNGLTDGTISITDPQNGSGTYEYSIDNGATWQGSGIYTGLPAGVYVVMMRDALEPVNSVILTTITITEPAILSATVTWTNETLPGANDGTITVSTPSGGSGAYEYSINGMVWQASGVFTGLVPGFYQVFIRDANAPDCYINLMMVEIQAAGALTADVTSTNVTCFGGNDGSITISNPTGGSGNYEYSIDNINWQTTNTFGGLTAGSYTVWMRDADDPANFVTLAVVAITQPAILAATVTWTNETLPGANDGTITVSAPSGGSGAYEYSIDGVNWQASGLFNGLAPGNYDVYIRDANATDCFILLQTVTILPAGSLSAQVDHTDVTCFGGNDGSITISNPTGGSGNYEYSIDNINWQTAGTFGGLTAGSYTVWMRDADDPANFVTLAVVAITQPAILAATVTWTNETLPGANDGTITVSTPSGGSGAYEYSIDGVNWQASGLFNGLAPGNYDVYIRDANATDCFILLQTVTILPAGSLSAQVDHTDVTCFGGNDGSITISNPTGGSGNYEYSIDNINWQTAGTYGGLTAGSYAVWMRDAGDPGLVINLGTFTIAQPELLTAIPEVVPASCAGVADGSITFTNPAGGSGNYQYSISNGLNWQNIATFGNLAAGNYQTWIRDASHLDCQVFIGEVTVTEPDAILATAETISTTCGEENGSITIAATGGSGALEYMLDGISGWQSTAVFADLAAGTYTVTVRDASGCTISLTNITVTAIPAPVIVSLEVENAVNGDPNGSVIIIANGTAPLQYSLDGINWQTGNSFTGLAIGPYMAWVMDADGCTVTQEFNILNTVLGEVLISTDTVTYCLNLPVVIPVDARDFNDISSFVLELEFDPSIISFNGLLNINGALSNGTFSTSIIGNVLQIRYSIFDGSATVGSGQQLFSLSFDALAAGNSNLEWNWLQCVIYSSGNDSIPGIYVNGMAEILPSPEIFALGEGDYCTGDSLTLRSGTGTGELLNYYWTGPNGTHQTGPAWQLGTLGTNDAGNYHVVATNSYFCNSEEEIQVNVYPSPEIHIGYADTICYGQPVLLDPGSGYISYLWHDGSTMQSMVAYEAGDYWVNVEDENGCRGADSVALVPCNIELRIPNAITPNGDGLNDVFRPIFIGWEPSRYSMHVYTKWGQLIYESYDPGEGWDGTVDGELVSPNSFVYVIAFEAPSYVTRLTSSPVTGSVTVIR; encoded by the coding sequence ATGTTGACTTTACTGGCGCTTACTGCACTCAGTGCGGCGGGGCAGTATGAGATCGACAGGGTGTGCGTGGGCGCCGAAAGGCACTACCGCATCGACGGTGAGGCCGGATCGACCTATTCGTGGCTGCTGACCGATCCTTTGGGCGTTATCACCACCCTGCCCGAAGAGGTGGACACCGTCACCATTATCTGGAATGTACCGGTGGGGGTGTATGCCCTTACCAATCTGCAATTTGGCGCCAATGGCTGCGATACCACCCAGCTGGGCACCATCACCGTATTTGAACAACCCGGCGCTTTTGCCGGCAACAGCTTTACCCTCTGCAGTCCGGAACCGGTGCTGCTCGACGATGCCACCGCCAGCGACTACAGCGGATTGTTATGGACTACCAGCGGCGACGGCACTTTTGACGATGCCACCCTGCTGAACCCGACCTACACCTTTGGGCCGAACGACATTGCAAACGGAAATGTAATCCTTACATTGACCGCCCAGGGACTGGGCTACAGCGAGGCCTGTACCCCGGCGGTCTCCTCGCTGACCATCACCATCAACAACCTGCAGGTCACTTTCGACATTGTTAATATCAGCTGCCACGGCGGCAACGACGGTTCAGTAACTTTTACCGCTTCAGGCGGCACTGAGCCCTATACCTTTACATTAAACGGAAACACCAACGGCACCGGGCTGTTCGAAAATCTGACGGCCGGTACCTATACATATATTATTACCGACGATGCCGGTTGCGAAACCACGGGCGATGTCAGCCTGACGGAACCTGAATTGCTGACCGCGTCTGCCACTCCGCTTACAGCAACGCTATGCATCAACGAAAGTGCGACATTTACCGGAGCACATACCGGCGGAACCGAACCTCCTGCCGGTCACCTCTGGACAGGAAGCGGAGCGGTGTATCTGAACGATGCAACGCTGGAAGCACCGGAATTTAATTCTCCAGATCCGGGGACCTGGTCGCTTTTCTACACCATCACCGATGCCAACGGCTGTGAAGCAACCGCCGGGGAAATCATCATTACGGTGGAGCCCGAAACCATCCCTGCCTTTGATCCCATCGGCCCGCTCTGCCAGAACAGCACAGCCCCTGCCCTTCCGCTGACTTCGGTCAATGGAATTACAGGCACCTGGAATCCGGCCAGCATCAGCACCCTGACAGCAGGAACATTCACATTCACCTTTACCCCGGATGCCGGACAGTGCGCCACCACAGTTACCCTGGAGGTCACCATAGACGAAGAAGTTACGCCCGCTTTTGCACAGATCGGCCCCCTCTGCCAGAACAGTGTGGCCCCTGCCCTGCCGGCAGCCTCCCTCGAAGGCATCACCGGTACCTGGAACCCGGCAACCATCACAACCGCTGCAGCCGGAACCTTTACCTTTACCTTTACCCCGGATGATCCCGCGCAGTGCGGTATCCCCGTCGACATGGTTATTTTGATCAACGAAGAAATCACGCCCGCTTTTGCACAGATCGGACCGCTCTGCCAGAACAGCACGGCCCCTGCGCTCCCGCTGATCTCCGATAACGGCATCACCGGTTCCTGGAATCCGGCAACCATCAATACCGCCGTGGCCGGAACATTTACCTTTACCTTTACCCCGGATGATCCCGCGCAGTGCGGTATCCCCGTCGACATGGTTATTTTGATCAACGAAGAAATCACGCCCGCTTTTGCACAGATCGGTCCGCTCTGCCAGAACAGCACAGCACCCGCCCTGCCGCTGATTTCCGACAACGGCATCACCGGTTCCTGGAACCCGGCAACCATCAATACGGCCGTGGCCGGAACCTTTACCTTTACCTTTACCCCGGATAATCCCGCGCAGTGCGGTATCCCCGTTGACATGGTTATATTGATCAACGAAGAAATTACGCCCGCTTTTGCCCAGATCGGTCCCCTCTGCCAGAACAGTGTGGCCCCGGCCCTGCCGGCAGCCTCAATCGAAGGCATTACCGGTTCCTGGAATCCGGCAACCATCAATACCGCCGTGGCCGGAACCTTTACCTTTACCTTTACCCCGGATAATCCCGCGCAGTGCGGTGTACCCACCACCATGGACATCGTGATTACCGATGAGATTGTCCCGACCTTTGCCCAGATCGGTCCGCTCTGCCAGAACAGTGCGGCCCCGGCCCTGCCGGCAGCCTCAATCGAAAGCATTACCGGTATCTGGAACCCGGCAACCATCAATACCGCCGTGGCCGGAACCTTTACCTTTACTTTTACCCCGGATGATCCCGCGCAGTGCGGTGTACCCACCACCATGGACATCGTGATCACCAATGAGATTGTCCCAACCTTTGCCCAGATCGGTCCGCTCTGCCAGAACAGTGTGGCCCCGGCCCTGCCGGCAACCTCAATCGAAGGCATTACCGGTATCTGGAACCCGGCAACCATCACAACCACCACGGCCGGATCCTTTACCTTTACCTTTACACCGGATGATCCCACGCAGTGCGGTGTACCCACCACCATGGACATCGTGATTACCGATGAGATTGTCCCGACCTTTGCCCAGATCGGTCCCCTCTGCCAGAACAGTGCGGCCCCGGCCCTGCCGGCAGCCTCAATCGAAGGCATTACCGGTACCTGGAACCCGGCAACCATCAGCACCGCCGTGGCCGGAACCTTTACCTTTACCTTCACCCCGGATGATCCCACACAGTGCGGCATACCCACCACCATGGACATCGTGATCACCGATGAGATTGTCCCGACGTTTGCCCAGATTGGTCCGCTCTGCCAGAACAGTGTGGCCCCTGCCCTGCCGGTAGCCTCAATCGAAGGCATTACCGGTACCTGGAACCCGGCAACCATCAGCACCGCCGTGGCCGGAACCTTTACCTTTACCTTCACCCCGAACGATCCCGCGCAGTGCGGCATACCCACCACCATGGATATCGTGATCACCGATGAGATTGTCCCGACGTTTGCCCAGATTGGTCCGCTCTGCCAGAACAGTGTGGCCCCTGCCCTGCCGGCAGCCTCAATCGAAGGCATTACCGGTACCTGGAATCCGGCAACCATCAGCACCGCCGTGGCCGGAACCTTTACCTTTACCTTCACCCCGAACGATCCGGCGCAGTGTGGCGCACCAACCACCATGGACATTGTGATCACCGATGAGATTGTCCCGACGTTCGCACAGATCGGTCCGCTCTGCCAGAACAGTGTGGCCCCGGCCCTGCCGGCAGCCTCAATCGAAGGCATTACCGGTATCTGGAACCCGGCAACCATCAATACCGCCGTGGTTGGAACCTTCACCTTTACTTTTACCCCGGATGATCCCGCGCAGTGCGGTGTACCCACCACCATGGACATTGTGATCACCGATGAGCTGATTGTCAGTGTTACCGGCACCAATCCCACCACTCCCGGCGGCAATGACGGAACGGCAACCGCCACCGTTACCGGAGGCACCCCGCCTTACACTTACCTCTGGGATGATCCGCTTGCACAAACCACACAAACTGCAACCGGACTTGTAGCCGGATTATACAATGTATTGGTTACTGACGCCAATGGCTGCGAGGGTAGCGGCACCATCACACTTACAGATCCGGAAGCCCCGCTGACAGCGGAGGTTGATTTTACCAACGTTACCTGTTTCGGCGGCAACGACGGATCAATTACCATCAGCAATCCCCAGAACGGCTCGGGCAATTATGAATACAGCATCGACGGAGGAGCAAGCTGGCATAGCACGAGCACCTTCAATGGTCTGATTGCCGGTTCATACACTGTAATGCTGCGTGACGCCGATGTTCCGGCCAATGAAGTCACCCTGACTACCGTTGTTATCACAGAGCCCGCCATCCTGGCTGCCACGGTTGCATGGACCAACGAAACTTTCCCCGGCGCCAATGACGGAAGCATCACCATCAGTGCTCCTTCGGGAGGTTCTGGAGCTTACGAATACAGCATTGACGGCATCAACTGGCAGGCTGGAAATGTCTTCAACGGACTTGCACCCGGCTTCTATGATGTTTATATCCGCGATGCCAATGCCACTGACTGTTATATCCTGTTGCAGACCGTTGAGATTCTTCCCGGCAATGCCCTTACGGCGGATGTGGACTTTACCAATGTTACCTGTTTCGGCGGTAACGACGGATCCATCACCATCAGCAATCCCCAGAACGGCTCAGGCAATTATGAATTCAGCATCGACGGCGGAGCCACCTGGCAGAGCGGCAACACCTTTACCGGCCTGATTGCCGGCTCTTACACCGTGATGATGCGTGATGCCGATGTTCCGGCCAATGAAGTCACCCTGACTACTGTTGTCATCACAGAGCCCGCCATCCTGGCCGCCACGGCTGTATGGACAAACGAAACTTACCCCGGCGCCAATGACGGAAGCATTGCCGTCAGCGCACCTTCGGGAGGCTCGGGCGCCTATGAGTACAGCATCGACGGGACTAACTGGCAGGCATCCGGTAACTTCACCGGACTGGCGCCCGGCACCTATGATGTTTATATCCGCGATGCCAATGCTACAGACTGTTATATCCTGTTGCAGACCATTGAGATTCTTCCCGGCAATGCCCTTACAGCGGATGTGGACTTTACCAACGTTACCTGTTTTGGCGGTAACGACGGATCCATCACCATCAGCAATCCCCAGAACGGTTCGGGCAACTACGAATACAGCATCGACGGTGGAACAACCTGGCAGAGCGGCAACGCCTTTACCGGCCTGATTGCCGGCTCTTACACCGTGATGATGCGTGACGCCGATGTTCCGGCCAATGAGGTCACCCTGACTACTGTTGTCATCACAGAGCCTGCCATCCTGGCTGCCACGATAATCCGGACCGACGAAACCTACCCTGGTGCCAATGACGGAAGCATTACCGTCAGCGCGCCTTCGGGAGGCTCGGGCGCCTATGAGTACAGCATCGACGGGACTACCTGGCAGGCATCCGGTAACTTCACCGGACTGGCGCCCGGCAACTATGATGTTTATATCCGTGATGCCAATGCTACAGACTGTTATATCCTGTTGCAGACCATTGAGATTCTTCCCGGCAATGCCCTTGCGGCGGATGTGGACTTTACCAACGTTACCTGTTTCGGCGGTAACGACGGATCCATTACCATCAGCAATCCCCAGAACGGTTCGGGCAACTACGAGTACAGCATCGACGGTGGAACAACCTGGCATGGTACAGGCGCCTTTACCGGGCTTACAGCCGGCACTTATGAGGTCATGTTGCGCGATGCCGATGTTCCGGCCAATGAAGTCACCCTGACTACTGTTGTCATCACAGAGCCCGCCATCCTGACTGCCACGATAACCTGGACCAATGAAACTTACACCGGCGCCATCGACGGAAGCATTACCGTCAGCGCGCCTGCGGGCGGTTCAGGTACCTATGAGTACAGCATCGACGGCATTAACTGGCAGGCTTCCGGTGACTTTACTGCACTGGCGCCCGGTTCCTATAATGTGTATATCCGGGATGCCAATGTCACCGACTGCTTTATCCTGTTACAGGTTATCGAAATACTTCCGGCGGATGCCCTTACGGCAGACATTGTGTTTACCAATGTTACCTGCTTTGGCGGCAGCGACGGCAGCATAACCATCAGCAACCCGCAGAACGGGACTGGCAATTATGAGTACAGCATTGACGGCGGATTCAGCTGGCAGATTGACGGCAACTATACCGGTCTACTTCCGGGGTCTTATGTTGTGATGCTGCGCGATGCCGATATACCTGCCAATACCGAAACGCTGACCACCATCATTATCACAGAACCGGCCATTCTTGCAGGGAATGTCACCTGGACCCATGAATCATTCCCCGGCGCCAATGACGGAAGCATTACCATCAGCACCCCCACGGGTGGTTCCGGAGCTTATGAATACAGCATTGACGGCATCAACTGGCAGGCTGGAAATGTCTTCAACGGACTCGCTCCGGGTTTTTATGATGTTTACATCCGCGATGCCAACGCCACCGATTGCTTTATCTTCCTGAAAACCGCAGAAATCCTGCCCGGTGGCTCACTTAGTGCCGAAGTTGCCTCAACAAATGTTACCTGTTTTGGCGGCAATGACGGAACCATCAGCATAACCAATCCCCAGAACGGTTCCGGCGTTTATGAGTACAGCATTGATGGCGGTGTAACCTGGCAAAACAGCGGACTCTATACCGGACTAACGCCCGGCACCTACGTGGTGATGCTCCGCGATGCCAATGCCCATGAGAATGAAGTCACCCTCGACACGGTGATCATTACCGAACCGGCGATACTTACAGCCATCGTAACCTGGACCGACGAAACCTTCCCGGGAGGCAATAACGGAACGATCACCGTGACCATGCCTTCAGGAGGTTCAGGCGCTTATGAATACAGCATTGACGGCATTAACTGGCAGGCTTCCGGCAACTTTACCGGACTTGCCCCGGGCAACTATGATGTTTACATCCGCGATGCCAATGCCACAGACTGCTATATCCTGCTGCAAACCATACAGATTCTGCCCGCCAATGCACTTACGGCCAATGTCAGTTATACCAACATCAGCTGCAACGGCTTAACGGACGGCACCATCAGTATTACCGATCCGCAAAACGGATCCGGCACTTACGAATACAGCATCGACAACGGAGCCACATGGCAGGGAAGCGGAATTTACACCGGTCTCCCCGCAGGGGTTTATGTTGTGATGATGCGTGATGCCCTTGAGCCTGTCAACAGTGTTATCCTGACAACCATAACCATAACGGAACCGGCCATCCTTTCGGCTACGGTTACCTGGACCAACGAAACCCTGCCCGGCGCCAACGACGGAACAATTACCGTAAGTACACCTTCGGGAGGCTCAGGTGCATATGAATACAGCATCAACGGTATGGTTTGGCAGGCTTCGGGCGTTTTCACGGGACTCGTTCCAGGATTCTACCAGGTCTTTATCCGCGATGCCAATGCACCGGATTGCTATATCAACCTGATGATGGTTGAAATTCAGGCAGCCGGGGCGCTTACCGCGGATGTCACCAGCACCAACGTCACCTGCTTCGGCGGCAACGACGGAAGCATTACCATCAGCAACCCCACGGGCGGCTCGGGCAATTACGAATACAGCATCGACAATATCAACTGGCAGACAACCAACACCTTCGGTGGATTGACGGCCGGTTCCTATACCGTTTGGATGCGCGATGCCGATGATCCGGCCAACTTTGTCACCCTTGCCGTGGTGGCAATCACCCAGCCGGCTATCCTTGCCGCCACCGTTACCTGGACCAACGAAACCCTGCCCGGCGCGAATGACGGAACAATAACCGTCAGCGCACCTTCGGGCGGCTCGGGAGCTTATGAATACAGCATCGACGGGGTCAACTGGCAGGCATCCGGTTTATTTAACGGTCTTGCTCCTGGTAATTACGATGTTTACATCCGCGATGCCAACGCCACAGACTGCTTTATCCTGCTGCAAACCGTTACCATACTGCCGGCCGGATCGCTTTCCGCCCAGGTTGACCACACCGATGTCACCTGCTTCGGCGGCAACGACGGAAGCATTACCATCAGCAACCCCACGGGCGGCTCGGGCAACTACGAATACAGCATCGACAATATCAACTGGCAGACAGCCGGCACCTTCGGCGGATTGACGGCCGGTTCCTATACCGTTTGGATGCGCGATGCCGATGATCCGGCCAACTTTGTCACCCTTGCCGTAGTGGCAATCACCCAACCGGCGATCCTGGCCGCCACCGTTACCTGGACCAATGAAACCCTGCCCGGCGCGAATGACGGAACAATAACCGTCAGCACACCTTCGGGCGGCTCGGGAGCTTATGAATACAGCATCGACGGGGTCAACTGGCAGGCATCCGGTTTATTTAACGGTCTTGCTCCGGGTAATTACGATGTTTACATCCGCGACGCCAACGCCACGGACTGCTTTATCCTGCTGCAAACCGTTACCATACTGCCGGCCGGATCGCTTTCCGCACAGGTTGACCACACCGATGTCACCTGCTTCGGTGGCAACGACGGAAGCATAACCATCAGCAACCCCACGGGCGGCTCGGGCAACTACGAATACAGCATCGACAATATCAACTGGCAAACAGCCGGCACCTATGGCGGATTGACGGCAGGCTCCTACGCCGTTTGGATGCGCGATGCCGGTGATCCGGGCCTGGTGATCAATCTCGGCACCTTTACCATCGCACAACCGGAGCTGCTGACTGCAATTCCTGAGGTTGTCCCGGCAAGTTGTGCAGGCGTGGCCGACGGAAGCATTACTTTTACGAATCCTGCAGGAGGCAGCGGAAATTATCAGTATAGCATCAGCAACGGACTGAACTGGCAGAACATTGCCACATTCGGTAATCTTGCTGCAGGTAACTACCAGACATGGATCCGCGACGCCAGTCATCTTGATTGCCAGGTATTTATCGGCGAAGTTACCGTTACCGAACCTGATGCCATTTTGGCTACCGCTGAAACCATTTCCACCACCTGCGGCGAAGAGAACGGTTCCATTACCATCGCGGCAACGGGAGGCAGCGGTGCATTGGAGTACATGCTTGACGGAATCAGCGGATGGCAGTCAACTGCTGTTTTTGCAGACCTGGCTGCCGGCACATACACGGTTACGGTAAGAGATGCATCCGGATGTACAATTTCACTGACAAATATTACTGTGACAGCAATTCCCGCTCCGGTTATCGTCAGTCTTGAAGTAGAGAATGCCGTGAACGGAGATCCCAACGGCAGCGTTATCATCATTGCCAACGGCACAGCCCCATTGCAGTATTCGCTCGACGGCATCAACTGGCAGACCGGGAACTCGTTCACCGGTCTGGCAATCGGCCCGTATATGGCCTGGGTCATGGATGCCGACGGCTGTACTGTAACGCAGGAGTTCAATATTTTGAATACCGTTCTTGGTGAGGTATTGATTTCGACCGATACCGTGACATACTGTCTGAACCTGCCGGTTGTTATTCCGGTAGATGCCAGGGATTTCAACGATATTTCATCCTTTGTCCTTGAACTGGAATTTGATCCCTCCATTATTTCATTCAACGGACTGCTGAACATCAACGGAGCGCTTTCGAACGGCACATTCAGCACCAGCATTATCGGCAACGTGCTGCAAATCCGTTATTCAATATTCGACGGATCAGCAACGGTGGGCAGCGGACAACAGCTCTTCTCCCTGAGTTTTGATGCACTGGCTGCCGGCAACAGCAACCTGGAATGGAACTGGCTGCAATGTGTGATCTATTCTTCCGGCAACGACTCTATTCCGGGCATTTATGTAAACGGTATGGCAGAAATTCTCCCGAGTCCCGAAATTTTTGCACTCGGTGAAGGTGATTATTGTACCGGCGATTCGCTGACCTTGCGATCAGGCACCGGAACAGGAGAATTACTCAATTACTATTGGACAGGGCCCAACGGAACGCATCAGACCGGACCTGCCTGGCAACTGGGCACCCTTGGAACCAACGATGCAGGCAACTACCACGTGGTAGCCACTAACAGCTACTTCTGTAATTCGGAAGAAGAAATACAGGTGAATGTTTACCCGTCTCCTGAAATTCATATTGGTTATGCCGATACCATTTGTTACGGACAGCCCGTATTGCTCGACCCGGGAAGCGGTTACATTTCGTACCTGTGGCACGACGGCTCTACCATGCAAAGTATGGTTGCCTACGAAGCCGGTGACTACTGGGTAAACGTTGAAGATGAGAACGGTTGCCGCGGCGCTGATTCGGTAGCCCTTGTTCCATGTAACATCGAATTAAGAATCCCGAACGCCATCACACCCAACGGAGACGGACTCAATGATGTTTTCAGGCCAATCTTTATCGGATGGGAACCTTCAAGGTATTCTATGCATGTCTATACCAAGTGGGGTCAACTGATCTATGAAAGCTACGATCCGGGCGAAGGCTGGGATGGCACTGTTGACGGGGAATTGGTATCACCCAACTCCTTCGTTTATGTGATTGCCTTCGAAGCACCTTCCTATGTAACCAGGCTCACCAGCAGTCCGGTCACCGGAAGTGTAACGGTAATCAGATAA